One window from the genome of Pelodictyon luteolum DSM 273 encodes:
- the ilvC gene encoding ketol-acid reductoisomerase, protein MNVYYEQDADLGRLQGKNIAVLGYGSQGHAHALNLKDSGMNVCVGLRPDSSSCAKAREAGLRVEPVADAVKWADIVMVLLPDQTQKAVYEAEIAPNMVAGNTLAFGHGFNIHYNQIVPPADVDVIMIAPKSPGHLVRRTYTEGNGVPCLIAVHQDATGEAKKTALAWAKGIGGTKAGVIETNFKDETETDLFGEQAVLCGGSAELIKAGFETLVEAGYPEELAYFECMHELKLIVDLYYEGGLSRMNYSVSDTAEYGGMTRGPRLITSAVKAEMKKVLEEVQDGRFAREFIDECNGGYKNLNRLREENSGHAIEKVGAKLRNMMSWLVRK, encoded by the coding sequence ATGAATGTTTATTATGAGCAGGATGCCGATCTCGGGCGTCTCCAGGGAAAAAATATCGCCGTCCTCGGTTACGGCAGCCAGGGCCACGCCCATGCACTGAACCTGAAGGACAGCGGCATGAACGTATGCGTCGGCCTCCGCCCTGACAGCTCATCCTGTGCAAAAGCCCGCGAGGCAGGCCTCCGCGTTGAGCCCGTCGCCGATGCCGTCAAATGGGCGGACATCGTCATGGTCCTGCTCCCCGACCAGACCCAGAAAGCCGTCTACGAAGCTGAAATCGCCCCGAACATGGTGGCAGGCAACACCCTCGCCTTCGGTCACGGCTTCAACATCCATTACAACCAGATTGTCCCCCCGGCCGACGTCGACGTGATCATGATTGCGCCGAAAAGCCCGGGCCACCTCGTGCGCCGCACCTACACCGAAGGCAACGGCGTGCCCTGCCTCATCGCCGTCCACCAGGACGCCACCGGCGAGGCCAAGAAAACCGCACTTGCCTGGGCCAAGGGCATCGGCGGCACCAAAGCCGGCGTCATCGAGACCAACTTCAAGGATGAAACCGAAACCGACCTCTTCGGCGAACAGGCCGTACTCTGCGGCGGTTCGGCAGAACTGATCAAGGCCGGGTTTGAAACCCTCGTCGAAGCGGGCTACCCCGAGGAACTCGCCTACTTCGAGTGCATGCACGAGCTGAAGCTCATCGTCGACCTTTACTATGAAGGCGGCCTCTCCAGAATGAACTACTCCGTCAGCGACACAGCCGAGTACGGCGGCATGACCCGAGGACCGCGCCTCATCACTTCCGCCGTGAAGGCCGAGATGAAGAAGGTGCTCGAAGAGGTCCAGGACGGCCGCTTCGCCCGTGAGTTCATCGACGAGTGCAACGGCGGCTACAAGAACCTCAACAGGCTCCGCGAAGAGAACAGCGGCCACGCAATCGAGAAAGTCGGCGCCAAGCTCCGCAACATGATGAGCTGGCTCGTCAGGAAATAA
- the ilvN gene encoding acetolactate synthase small subunit, whose product MKHLISVLVENKFGTLNRVASMFSARGFNLESISIGETEDPEISRMTIVTRGDDQIVGQVLKQLNRLIDTIKVTDLTRQPHVERELLLMTMKLSKATQHEIFELINVFKGKVVDIKQKSITIEVIGSPDKVNTTIDIFRPYGIRELARSGAVAIHRGE is encoded by the coding sequence ATGAAACATCTCATATCAGTCCTTGTCGAAAACAAGTTCGGCACCCTCAACCGGGTTGCATCCATGTTCAGCGCCCGGGGATTCAACCTTGAAAGCATCTCGATCGGCGAGACCGAAGATCCGGAGATCTCGCGCATGACCATCGTCACGCGCGGCGACGACCAGATCGTCGGCCAGGTGCTCAAGCAGCTCAACCGGCTCATCGACACCATCAAGGTGACCGACCTGACCCGGCAGCCGCATGTCGAACGCGAACTGCTGCTCATGACCATGAAGCTCAGCAAGGCCACACAGCACGAGATTTTCGAGCTGATCAACGTTTTTAAGGGAAAAGTCGTGGATATAAAACAAAAATCCATTACTATTGAGGTCATCGGTTCCCCGGATAAAGTCAATACCACCATTGATATTTTCAGGCCTTACGGCATCAGGGAGCTCGCCCGCTCGGGGGCTGTAGCCATTCACCGCGGGGAATGA
- a CDS encoding helix-turn-helix domain-containing protein, producing MMNKHNIGSSFDEFLVEEALLDETTAVALKRVIAWQIAEEMKAQNLTKSSMAKKMHTSRAALNRLLDTTDTSLTLTTLSRAASVLGRKFRIELTS from the coding sequence ATGATGAACAAGCACAACATTGGCAGCAGTTTTGACGAGTTTCTTGTAGAAGAGGCTCTTCTCGACGAAACCACTGCAGTTGCCCTCAAGCGCGTCATTGCCTGGCAGATTGCTGAGGAAATGAAGGCACAGAACCTCACCAAGTCCTCAATGGCGAAAAAGATGCATACCAGCCGGGCCGCACTGAATCGCCTCCTCGACACCACCGATACAAGCCTTACCCTCACTACGCTTTCCCGTGCGGCTTCTGTTCTCGGAAGAAAATTCAGGATTGAGTTGACTTCCTGA
- the ilvD gene encoding dihydroxy-acid dehydratase, with amino-acid sequence MRSDTIKTGFEKAPHRSLLKATGTIHGKSDYQKPFIGICNSFNELIPGHAHLQELGRIAKEEVRKAGGVPFEFNTIGVCDGIAMGHIGMRYSLASRELIADSVETVAEAHRLDGLVCIPNCDKITPGMMMAALRINIPVIFVSGGPMKAGHTPSGKTVDLISVFEAVGQRSTGEISEEELETIEENACPGCGSCSGMFTANSMNCLSEALGFALPGNGTILAGDPRRNELVREASRRIIDLVEKNVRPRDILSRSALLNAFALDFAMGGSTNTILHTLAIANEAELDFDFSELNGLSAKTPYICKVSPATMDVHIEDVDRAGGISAILHELSKIDGLLDLSVPTVTGKSLGENIKNAEVLNRKVIRSIEDPYSATGGLCVLYGNLAPQGAVIKTGAVSAPMMHHSGPAKVYDSQDDAIAGIMGGDVHSGDVVVIRYEGPKGGPGMPEMLSPTSAIMGRGLGDSVALITDGRFSGGSRGACIGHVSPEAAVKGPIAALRNGDTVTIDIPGRSITMEVSDEEIADRIAGLPAFVPKIRKGYLARYAEMVTSANTGAILKTPVSCEPK; translated from the coding sequence ATGAGATCCGACACCATAAAGACAGGGTTTGAAAAAGCGCCTCACCGGAGCCTCCTGAAAGCAACCGGCACCATCCACGGGAAAAGCGACTACCAGAAGCCGTTCATCGGCATATGCAACTCTTTCAATGAGCTGATCCCCGGCCACGCCCACCTGCAGGAACTCGGCCGGATCGCAAAGGAAGAGGTCCGAAAGGCGGGCGGCGTGCCCTTTGAGTTCAACACCATCGGCGTCTGCGACGGCATCGCAATGGGCCATATCGGCATGCGATACTCGCTGGCCAGCCGCGAACTCATCGCTGACAGTGTCGAAACCGTCGCCGAGGCCCACCGCCTTGACGGCCTCGTCTGCATCCCCAACTGCGACAAGATCACCCCCGGCATGATGATGGCTGCGCTGCGCATCAACATTCCCGTGATCTTCGTCTCCGGCGGCCCCATGAAAGCGGGCCACACCCCTTCAGGCAAAACGGTTGACCTCATCTCCGTCTTCGAAGCCGTCGGTCAGCGGAGCACGGGCGAAATCTCTGAAGAAGAGCTGGAGACCATAGAAGAGAACGCATGCCCCGGCTGCGGCTCATGCAGCGGCATGTTCACCGCCAACTCCATGAACTGCCTCTCCGAAGCGCTCGGCTTCGCCCTTCCCGGCAACGGCACCATTCTGGCCGGCGACCCGCGCCGCAATGAGCTCGTCAGGGAGGCCTCGCGCCGCATCATCGATCTCGTTGAAAAGAACGTCCGGCCCCGCGACATCCTCTCCCGCAGCGCCCTTTTGAACGCATTCGCGCTCGACTTCGCCATGGGCGGCAGCACCAACACCATTCTGCACACGCTGGCCATTGCCAACGAGGCTGAGCTTGACTTCGACTTTTCGGAGCTCAACGGCCTGTCGGCAAAAACCCCGTATATCTGCAAGGTGAGCCCTGCGACGATGGACGTGCATATCGAAGACGTGGACCGCGCCGGAGGGATTTCAGCCATTCTCCATGAGCTCTCGAAAATCGACGGGCTTCTCGACCTCTCCGTCCCAACGGTGACGGGAAAGAGTCTTGGTGAAAACATCAAAAACGCTGAAGTGCTGAACCGCAAGGTCATCAGAAGCATCGAAGACCCCTACTCCGCTACCGGCGGCCTGTGTGTGCTTTACGGCAACCTCGCCCCCCAGGGTGCCGTCATCAAGACCGGAGCCGTCAGCGCACCGATGATGCACCATAGCGGCCCCGCGAAAGTCTACGACTCCCAGGACGATGCCATAGCAGGCATCATGGGAGGCGATGTCCACTCGGGCGACGTGGTCGTCATCCGCTATGAAGGGCCGAAAGGCGGCCCAGGCATGCCCGAAATGCTCTCGCCCACAAGCGCCATCATGGGCCGCGGACTCGGCGATTCGGTCGCCCTCATCACCGATGGCCGGTTCTCCGGCGGTTCGCGCGGCGCCTGCATCGGACACGTCTCTCCGGAAGCGGCCGTAAAAGGCCCCATCGCCGCACTCCGTAACGGCGACACCGTAACCATCGACATTCCCGGCCGCTCCATCACGATGGAAGTCAGTGATGAGGAGATCGCGGACCGTATCGCCGGGCTTCCGGCTTTCGTACCCAAAATCAGGAAAGGCTACCTGGCGCGCTATGCCGAGATGGTAACATCCGCAAATACCGGCGCCATCCTGAAGACACCCGTTTCCTGTGAACCCAAATAA
- a CDS encoding type II toxin-antitoxin system RelE/ParE family toxin, with translation MNKPTLDVRFYQTDGGAEPVREWLKQLPAIDRKIIGEDIKTVQYGWPLGMPLVRKMEKDLWEVRIHLHGRIARVLFTVEGGVIVLLHGFIKKTQATPKSELQLAKNRMGST, from the coding sequence ATGAATAAGCCAACTCTGGACGTGAGATTCTATCAGACTGACGGCGGTGCTGAACCTGTTCGCGAATGGTTGAAACAATTGCCGGCGATTGACCGCAAAATCATCGGCGAGGATATCAAGACCGTGCAATATGGTTGGCCATTGGGGATGCCGCTTGTGCGAAAGATGGAGAAAGATCTTTGGGAAGTGCGTATCCACCTGCATGGACGCATTGCCAGGGTTTTGTTCACGGTGGAAGGTGGGGTGATCGTGTTGCTGCATGGGTTCATAAAAAAAACGCAGGCAACGCCGAAATCTGAACTGCAGTTGGCAAAAAACAGAATGGGGAGTACATGA
- a CDS encoding DUF4160 domain-containing protein, which translates to MFYGILIRMFFQDTAKHDAPHIHAEYQGLHAVYSIPEGTVLAGGLPSNKNTLVIAWIEIHQEALLAKPGTRSSWTESIRHKRTGSMKIIDVKANPDTTLSVIADNGYTGTFDVKPYSQV; encoded by the coding sequence ATGTTTTATGGCATTCTCATCCGAATGTTCTTTCAAGACACAGCCAAGCACGATGCACCCCACATCCACGCAGAGTATCAAGGCCTACACGCTGTTTATTCGATACCGGAAGGCACGGTGCTGGCAGGAGGGTTACCGTCCAACAAGAATACACTGGTAATCGCATGGATTGAGATCCATCAAGAGGCACTGTTGGCGAAACCGGGAACTCGCAGTTCATGGACAGAAAGCATTCGCCATAAGAGGACTGGATCAATGAAGATCATAGACGTCAAAGCTAATCCGGACACAACGCTCTCCGTTATTGCTGATAACGGCTATACAGGCACATTCGACGTAAAGCCTTATTCTCAAGTATGA
- a CDS encoding DUF92 domain-containing protein has protein sequence MLNLPMPSVPELPAFLLSIGLLGLFIALSELLAGRFGLNRVVARKIVHLGTGVVLFFVPSYFDSNFYPVLLALFFLALNSLNLSFGWFTSMLSGSEGDGRGSQAVKSYGSIYLPLAFLFGALLLWDEHRWILQTAVLAATVGDSLAALAGSAFGKHPIADLTRNTKTVEGSATMFFVSLLLISLSLLFFRPEFHGGLEGASLLTLLLLALLLALISTAVEALLSYGLDNFFLPVATAYVLYLLEGNQAALPSGFLAGGLFAFLLAVFSLKVRFLNNSGATATFLLGTTIFGIGGMVWTVPLLTFYLLSSVLSKLGRKRKAKFDLVFEKGSQRDAGQVYANGGIAWILMVVYSLTGNPAVFFAYLGTLAAVQADTWATEIGTMWPNPKAWLVTTLKPVAVGTSGGVSFPGTAGAFIGSLFICLSAVVAGVPWLSDFGLLNSFLLVGLSGLLASLVDSFFGATLQAQYYDPIREKVTERTHSMAADGTKVENRLLKGYALVNNDLVNTLCALSGSALAFLVIQNAGLF, from the coding sequence ATGTTGAATCTCCCAATGCCTTCCGTACCCGAACTGCCGGCGTTCCTTCTTTCCATAGGCCTTCTGGGCCTGTTCATCGCTCTTTCTGAACTGCTTGCGGGCCGCTTCGGCCTCAACAGGGTCGTGGCGCGCAAAATCGTACACCTCGGCACCGGGGTGGTCCTGTTCTTCGTGCCGTCGTATTTCGACTCGAATTTCTACCCGGTGCTTCTTGCGCTCTTTTTTCTGGCTCTGAATTCCCTGAACCTCTCTTTCGGCTGGTTCACTTCGATGCTCTCGGGTTCCGAAGGGGACGGGCGGGGATCGCAGGCAGTGAAGAGCTACGGCAGCATATACCTGCCGCTGGCGTTCCTCTTCGGCGCGCTGCTCCTCTGGGACGAACACCGCTGGATTCTGCAGACCGCCGTGCTTGCCGCCACAGTGGGGGACTCGCTGGCAGCGCTCGCGGGCTCCGCGTTCGGCAAGCACCCTATTGCCGATCTTACCCGCAACACCAAGACCGTCGAGGGCTCAGCGACGATGTTTTTCGTCTCGCTGCTCCTCATCTCGCTCTCGCTTCTGTTTTTCCGCCCTGAGTTCCACGGCGGTCTGGAGGGCGCATCGCTCCTGACGCTGCTTCTCCTTGCCCTCCTGCTTGCACTCATCTCCACTGCGGTCGAAGCGCTGCTTTCCTACGGGCTCGACAACTTCTTTCTTCCCGTCGCTACGGCCTACGTGCTTTATCTGCTTGAGGGCAACCAGGCGGCCCTTCCCTCTGGGTTCCTTGCCGGAGGCCTGTTCGCATTCCTGCTCGCCGTGTTTTCCCTTAAGGTGCGCTTCCTCAACAACAGCGGCGCGACGGCGACCTTCCTGCTCGGAACGACCATCTTCGGCATCGGCGGCATGGTCTGGACGGTGCCGCTTCTGACCTTCTATCTGCTCTCTTCGGTTCTTTCAAAGCTCGGCCGGAAGCGCAAGGCGAAGTTCGATCTGGTCTTCGAAAAAGGCTCACAGCGCGATGCGGGTCAGGTGTACGCCAACGGAGGCATCGCATGGATTCTGATGGTGGTCTATTCCCTCACCGGGAACCCTGCGGTCTTTTTCGCCTATCTCGGCACCCTTGCAGCCGTCCAGGCCGATACATGGGCGACGGAGATCGGTACCATGTGGCCGAACCCGAAAGCATGGCTCGTCACCACCCTGAAGCCGGTCGCGGTCGGCACGTCGGGCGGGGTATCGTTCCCGGGGACAGCCGGCGCCTTCATCGGCTCGCTCTTCATCTGCCTCAGTGCCGTTGTTGCCGGCGTGCCGTGGCTCAGTGATTTCGGCCTCCTGAACTCGTTTCTTCTGGTCGGCCTTTCCGGCCTGCTTGCCAGCCTTGTCGACAGCTTTTTCGGCGCGACCCTCCAGGCCCAGTACTATGACCCTATCCGCGAAAAGGTGACTGAGCGGACCCACAGCATGGCGGCGGACGGGACGAAGGTGGAGAACCGCCTCCTGAAAGGCTACGCTCTTGTCAACAACGACCTCGTCAACACCCTCTGCGCCCTTTCGGGTTCGGCGCTTGCTTTTCTTGTGATCCAGAACGCAGGACTCTTTTGA
- the tolQ gene encoding protein TolQ, whose product MPESHSGILALLSQAGPVVLFVLGILLLFSVVSWAIIFQKFTFVRKSMLESKAFLDSFFQSQGVERIFAESENYRDASLAKVFRAAYIEYRALGENPGAGDARTRIARAVKREGNLEVKRLSQLVPFLATVGNTAPFIGLFGTVWGIMDAFQNIGMVQSASLAAVAPGISEALVATAAGLAAAIPAVMGYNYLSLQVGIIERDIEEFSPEFTAVCIPNQPQD is encoded by the coding sequence ATGCCTGAATCTCATTCCGGGATACTTGCCCTCCTCTCACAGGCGGGCCCTGTCGTCCTTTTCGTTCTCGGTATCCTACTCCTCTTCTCCGTTGTCTCCTGGGCCATCATTTTCCAGAAATTCACATTCGTCCGCAAGTCGATGCTGGAGTCGAAAGCGTTTCTCGACAGCTTCTTCCAGTCGCAGGGCGTAGAGCGGATTTTCGCCGAAAGCGAGAACTACCGCGACGCCTCTCTGGCAAAAGTGTTCCGTGCGGCCTACATCGAGTACCGGGCCCTTGGTGAAAACCCGGGTGCAGGTGACGCCCGGACCCGCATCGCAAGGGCGGTGAAACGGGAAGGGAATCTCGAGGTGAAGCGCCTTTCACAGCTGGTGCCGTTCCTCGCCACCGTCGGCAATACCGCTCCGTTCATAGGCCTGTTCGGTACAGTGTGGGGCATCATGGATGCCTTCCAGAACATCGGCATGGTTCAGTCGGCTTCGCTGGCCGCCGTCGCCCCCGGCATCTCGGAGGCACTTGTCGCAACTGCCGCGGGTCTTGCCGCAGCCATTCCCGCCGTCATGGGCTACAACTATCTCTCCCTTCAGGTCGGCATCATCGAGAGGGACATCGAGGAGTTTTCTCCTGAGTTCACGGCCGTATGCATACCCAACCAACCGCAGGACTGA
- the tolR gene encoding protein TolR gives MTSGKGRLMSDINVTPLVDVMLVLLIIFMVTAPMMTHGVKVETPETTHEKMDVNPEGLMISIDASGRVFVNQYELGASEVRERLPSLLDVKKTREVYLKADKSLPYGLVMDVMSQIRDAGIEKIGMVTEPAPAGPKRSRAAGL, from the coding sequence ATGACTTCCGGAAAAGGCCGGCTCATGAGCGACATCAACGTGACCCCGCTGGTCGATGTGATGCTCGTCCTGCTCATCATCTTCATGGTGACGGCCCCGATGATGACGCACGGCGTCAAGGTTGAGACCCCGGAGACGACGCATGAAAAGATGGATGTCAACCCCGAGGGGCTCATGATCAGCATTGATGCTTCAGGTCGGGTGTTCGTGAACCAGTATGAACTCGGTGCCTCCGAGGTCCGCGAAAGGCTTCCATCCCTGCTTGATGTCAAAAAGACCAGGGAGGTCTACCTCAAGGCTGACAAGTCGCTGCCCTACGGGCTCGTGATGGATGTGATGTCACAGATCAGGGACGCAGGCATAGAGAAGATCGGCATGGTCACCGAACCTGCTCCGGCAGGCCCGAAGCGGAGCAGAGCGGCGGGTTTATGA
- the ilvB gene encoding biosynthetic-type acetolactate synthase large subunit, with protein MPQSGPTMNGSEIFFECLRRENVEYIFGYPGGALLKVYETLYDVEDIKHILVRHEQGATHMAEGYARATGRPGVVLVTSGPGATNTVTGITNAYMDSSPMVIFTGQVPSSLIGNDAFQEADIVGITRPITKHNFLVKDVRELASTIQKAFFLATNGRPGPVLVDMPKDILNASCTFEWPESVDIRGFKPTIKCHQNQIEKAAHKIAEAKRPLLYIGGGVISAEASEELRKLAIELDIPVTMTLQGLGAFPASHPLSMGMLGMHGTYWANQAVNKCDLLIAVGARFDDRVTGRVDTFAPQAYKIHNDIDPTNVDKNVKVDLPIVGDAKNFLAGLLEAMPEKREKHDAWHAEIRQWQEQCPMTYTVEEGSLKTEFVIDQVSRQTEGNAVVVTDVGQHQMWTSQYYRFNNPRSIITSGGLGTMGYGLPAAIGAAFGITDRPVVLFCGDGGFMMNIQELVTAVHYKIPVKIFLLNNSFLGMVRQWQELFHAEKYSFTDLEASNPDFLKVVDAFGCKAMRADTPAEAEAAIRSALDYNEGPVFVEFRVVKKDMVFPMVPAGGSISDMLLERLNPKTMV; from the coding sequence ATGCCGCAATCAGGACCGACCATGAATGGCTCTGAAATATTCTTCGAATGCCTTCGGCGCGAGAATGTCGAATACATCTTCGGCTACCCCGGCGGGGCGCTTCTGAAGGTTTACGAAACCCTCTATGACGTTGAGGACATCAAGCACATCCTCGTCCGTCACGAACAGGGGGCCACACATATGGCTGAGGGTTACGCACGCGCGACCGGCAGGCCCGGCGTCGTGCTTGTCACCTCCGGACCCGGCGCGACCAATACCGTCACCGGCATCACCAACGCCTACATGGACTCCTCACCGATGGTGATCTTCACCGGCCAGGTGCCGAGTTCCCTCATCGGCAACGATGCCTTCCAGGAGGCCGACATCGTCGGCATCACCCGGCCGATCACCAAGCACAACTTCCTCGTCAAGGATGTGCGTGAACTGGCATCGACCATACAGAAAGCCTTTTTCCTCGCGACCAACGGCAGGCCCGGACCGGTGCTTGTCGACATGCCCAAAGACATCCTGAATGCCAGCTGCACATTCGAGTGGCCGGAGAGTGTCGACATCCGCGGCTTCAAACCCACCATCAAGTGCCACCAGAACCAGATCGAGAAGGCGGCGCACAAAATTGCCGAGGCCAAGCGCCCGCTGCTCTACATAGGCGGCGGTGTCATCAGCGCCGAAGCCTCCGAAGAACTCCGGAAGCTCGCCATTGAACTGGACATTCCGGTCACCATGACCCTGCAGGGCCTCGGCGCCTTCCCGGCCAGCCATCCGCTCTCGATGGGCATGCTCGGCATGCACGGCACCTACTGGGCTAACCAGGCCGTCAACAAGTGCGACCTGCTCATTGCCGTCGGAGCCCGTTTTGACGACCGGGTCACGGGAAGGGTCGATACGTTCGCCCCACAGGCATACAAGATCCATAACGACATCGACCCGACAAACGTCGACAAGAACGTGAAGGTCGACCTGCCGATCGTCGGCGATGCAAAGAACTTCCTGGCAGGACTCCTTGAGGCCATGCCGGAAAAGAGGGAAAAACATGACGCATGGCATGCTGAAATCCGCCAGTGGCAGGAGCAGTGCCCGATGACCTACACGGTCGAGGAAGGATCGCTGAAAACCGAGTTCGTCATCGACCAGGTCTCCCGCCAGACGGAAGGCAACGCCGTCGTTGTCACCGACGTCGGCCAGCACCAGATGTGGACTTCGCAGTACTACCGCTTCAACAACCCCCGCTCCATCATCACCAGCGGCGGGCTCGGCACGATGGGCTACGGCCTGCCGGCGGCCATCGGCGCGGCCTTCGGCATCACCGACCGGCCTGTCGTCCTTTTCTGCGGAGATGGCGGGTTCATGATGAACATCCAGGAACTCGTCACCGCGGTGCATTACAAGATCCCGGTGAAGATCTTCCTGCTCAACAACAGCTTCCTCGGCATGGTCCGCCAGTGGCAGGAGCTGTTCCACGCGGAGAAGTACTCGTTCACCGACCTAGAGGCCAGCAATCCCGACTTCCTGAAGGTGGTGGACGCATTCGGCTGCAAGGCCATGCGGGCCGACACCCCGGCTGAAGCCGAAGCGGCCATCCGCAGCGCCCTCGACTACAACGAGGGGCCCGTGTTCGTCGAGTTCCGGGTTGTCAAGAAAGACATGGTCTTCCCGATGGTCCCTGCCGGCGGATCTATCTCAGACATGCTCCTCGAGAGGCTGAATCCGAAAACAATGGTATAA